In a genomic window of Thermosynechococcus sp. CL-1:
- a CDS encoding Mini-ribonuclease 3, with product MLDSAGLLPLVPPKIPAHQLPPAALAYFGDAVYELFIRWLFLTPPQRINTYHRQVVAHVRAESQARYMDFLWQHCTETERSIFRQGRNAAADGPKRVAAKIYRQATGFEALLGYLYLTNPQRLQEIFQLLERHIRNEMNSNIDEAESRNEM from the coding sequence ATGCTGGACTCTGCTGGATTATTGCCCCTTGTCCCCCCCAAAATTCCCGCCCATCAACTGCCACCGGCGGCTTTGGCCTACTTTGGCGACGCCGTTTATGAACTCTTTATCCGCTGGCTTTTTCTAACCCCGCCCCAACGCATCAATACCTACCACCGCCAAGTGGTGGCGCATGTGCGTGCTGAAAGTCAAGCCCGTTATATGGACTTCCTTTGGCAGCATTGCACCGAAACCGAACGCTCGATTTTTCGTCAGGGTCGCAATGCGGCTGCCGATGGCCCAAAGCGAGTTGCCGCAAAAATTTACCGCCAAGCTACTGGCTTTGAAGCCCTACTGGGATACCTCTACCTCACCAATCCTCAACGTCTACAGGAGATTTTTCAACTGCTTGAGCGGCACATTCGCAATGAAATGAACAGCAATATCGACGAAGCAGAATCCCGTAATGAAATGTAA
- a CDS encoding ATP synthase subunit I yields MLSGQFKASSDAPYSAVTVPDSASAPSVPSTIANSPKKGGSMAEFYQLCRELFTTSLVLMAIAFGAVWLIYGLNTALNYLLGASASLIYLRLLARSVERLGNDQKKLGKTQLLVVVVVIILAARWQELHIIPVFLGFLTYKAAILVYMFRTVLPSP; encoded by the coding sequence ATGCTTAGTGGCCAGTTCAAGGCATCCTCGGATGCTCCCTATTCTGCTGTGACCGTTCCCGATTCTGCTTCAGCACCCTCTGTGCCATCAACCATTGCCAATTCCCCAAAGAAGGGCGGCTCGATGGCCGAGTTTTATCAACTCTGTCGCGAATTATTCACGACAAGCCTCGTGCTGATGGCGATCGCCTTTGGAGCGGTTTGGCTGATTTACGGCCTGAACACAGCGTTGAATTACCTTTTGGGGGCAAGTGCGAGCCTAATTTATCTGCGGCTCCTCGCCCGCAGTGTGGAGCGCCTAGGAAACGACCAGAAAAAGCTGGGGAAAACGCAGCTCCTTGTCGTCGTGGTTGTGATTATTTTGGCAGCCCGTTGGCAAGAGCTACATATTATTCCAGTGTTCTTGGGGTTCTTAACCTACAAAGCCGCCATTCTGGTCTATATGTTTCGTACGGTTTTGCCGTCCCCTTAA
- the atpB gene encoding F0F1 ATP synthase subunit A, with product MMPLIHLWTALPLAKLEVGHHFYWHIGNLKVHGQVFITTWFVMAILIAAAFAASRNIQRVPSGIQNLMEYALEFIRDLTKSQMGEHEYRAWVPFVGTLFLFIFVCNWSGALVPWKLIELPEGELAAPTNDINTTVALALLVSLAYFYAGLRKRGLKYFTKYIEPTPVLLPIAILEDFTKPLSLSFRLFGNILADELVVGVLVLLVPLFVPLPVMALGLFTSAIQALVFATLAATYIGEAMEGHGGEHEEAHS from the coding sequence ATGATGCCTTTGATACACCTTTGGACAGCTCTTCCCCTTGCCAAGTTGGAGGTGGGGCACCATTTCTACTGGCATATTGGCAACCTAAAAGTTCACGGTCAAGTCTTCATCACCACTTGGTTTGTGATGGCCATTCTGATTGCGGCGGCCTTTGCAGCCTCGCGGAATATCCAACGGGTGCCCAGTGGTATTCAAAACTTGATGGAATACGCGCTGGAATTCATCCGCGATTTGACCAAGAGCCAAATGGGTGAGCACGAGTACCGAGCTTGGGTTCCCTTTGTGGGGACACTGTTCCTGTTCATTTTTGTTTGTAACTGGTCAGGCGCACTGGTACCGTGGAAACTCATCGAACTACCAGAAGGGGAGCTAGCAGCACCCACCAATGACATCAATACCACCGTGGCCTTGGCTTTACTGGTCTCCTTGGCCTATTTCTACGCCGGGCTACGCAAGCGGGGGCTGAAGTATTTCACCAAGTACATCGAGCCAACGCCCGTCTTACTTCCCATTGCCATCTTGGAAGATTTTACAAAACCGCTTTCCCTGAGCTTCCGTCTTTTTGGCAACATCTTGGCGGATGAATTGGTGGTGGGGGTCTTGGTGTTGCTGGTGCCCTTGTTTGTGCCCTTGCCCGTGATGGCCTTGGGACTCTTTACCAGTGCCATTCAAGCCCTTGTGTTTGCCACCCTTGCAGCCACCTACATTGGGGAGGCCATGGAGGGGCATGGCGGCGAGCACGAAGAGGCTCACTCCTAA